The segment GTAGAGCAGAGGTAAATTCATCTTGAAGTTAATGAAACTGAAGCTTCAAGGACCCTCACTTGCACTGGCGTCTCTTTCAAAGCCCTGTAACTAACTTCAGAATCTTTCTTAAAGGGGAGAcctcaaaattttaaagatttaggacCTACAAAACCTGGAGCCACACCTCTTTTTGGAGTCAGATAAAACCTGAGTGTGAGACTTTATGTGCTGCTGTATAATTTTCTGAGCCTATTTTCTTATCTACAAAATGGAGATAACTATTTTCACTTCACAAGATTATTTGggggattaaattaaatttagagGCCGTACCCTGTATGGATCATGCCCACTCTACACTTCTTAGCTGCATGACCTTTTACAGTCTCCCTGGGCTCCCATTTCCTTAACTGTTGCAATCTCATAGGATTGTTTTCAGGATGAAATTATCTGTGCAAAAGTTTAGAGCATAATGCTTGGCACAAGATAAGCACTCAAagtattgtgtttctttttttcctattcttctcACTCAGCATATTGGTGCCTCTTACATGACTTCCCTCTCATTTTACCAGATGTGATGACAGAAACCCATCACAAATATGATCACTCTGAGGCCACAGGATCCTCAAGCTGGGATTTCCCGAATTCTTTCAGAAGAGAAAAGCTGGAACAAAAATCCCCAGATTCTAAGACACTACAGGAAGATTCATCTGGAGTGAGACAGAAAGTCTATGAGTGCCAGGAATGTGGAAAATCCTTCAGGCAGAAAGGTAGTCTAACATTACATGAAAGAATCCACACTGGTCAAAAGCCTTTTGAGTGTACCCACTGTGGGAAAAGCTTCAGGGCCAAAGGAAATCTTGTTACACATCAGCGAATACACAcaggagagaagccctatgagtgcaaggagtgtgggAAAAGCTTTAGTCAGCGAGGTAGTCTAGCTGTTCATGAGAGACTCCACACAGGACAGAAACCCTATGAGTGTGCTATTTGTCAGAGAAGCTTCAGAAATCAAAGTAACCTCGCTGTTCATAGAAGAGTTCACAGTGGTGAGAAGCCCTACAGATGTGAtcaatgtggaaaagccttcagtcAGAAGGGAAGCTTAAT is part of the Dasypus novemcinctus isolate mDasNov1 chromosome 6, mDasNov1.1.hap2, whole genome shotgun sequence genome and harbors:
- the ZNF32 gene encoding zinc finger protein 32 isoform X1; protein product: MFGFPTATLLDCHGRYAQNVAFFTYWCLLHDFPLILPDVMTETHHKYDHSEATGSSSWDFPNSFRREKLEQKSPDSKTLQEDSSGVRQKVYECQECGKSFRQKGSLTLHERIHTGQKPFECTHCGKSFRAKGNLVTHQRIHTGEKPYECKECGKSFSQRGSLAVHERLHTGQKPYECAICQRSFRNQSNLAVHRRVHSGEKPYRCDQCGKAFSQKGSLIVHIRVHTGLKPYACTQCRKSFHTRGNCILHGKIHTGETPYLCGQCGKSFTQRGSLAVHQRSCSQRLTL
- the ZNF32 gene encoding zinc finger protein 32 isoform X2 is translated as MFGFPTATLLDCHGRYAQNVAFFNVMTETHHKYDHSEATGSSSWDFPNSFRREKLEQKSPDSKTLQEDSSGVRQKVYECQECGKSFRQKGSLTLHERIHTGQKPFECTHCGKSFRAKGNLVTHQRIHTGEKPYECKECGKSFSQRGSLAVHERLHTGQKPYECAICQRSFRNQSNLAVHRRVHSGEKPYRCDQCGKAFSQKGSLIVHIRVHTGLKPYACTQCRKSFHTRGNCILHGKIHTGETPYLCGQCGKSFTQRGSLAVHQRSCSQRLTL
- the ZNF32 gene encoding zinc finger protein 32 isoform X3 translates to MTETHHKYDHSEATGSSSWDFPNSFRREKLEQKSPDSKTLQEDSSGVRQKVYECQECGKSFRQKGSLTLHERIHTGQKPFECTHCGKSFRAKGNLVTHQRIHTGEKPYECKECGKSFSQRGSLAVHERLHTGQKPYECAICQRSFRNQSNLAVHRRVHSGEKPYRCDQCGKAFSQKGSLIVHIRVHTGLKPYACTQCRKSFHTRGNCILHGKIHTGETPYLCGQCGKSFTQRGSLAVHQRSCSQRLTL